The following are from one region of the Moritella sp. 24 genome:
- a CDS encoding metalloregulator ArsR/SmtB family transcription factor translates to MKEKTSEKILSLLKVEGALTAKVLASELGLTTMGVRQHLQALEDEGDISFEDKKAVRGRPTRYWSLTTKSNSHFSDRHEELTVQLIDSVKVIFGDEGLDQLIAHREQAAFTLYSERLAEKSDLRSKLEALAELRSEEGYMATVVLNETVLNDATLNATALNDADMSDSEKSDVYWLMENHCPICAAASKCLNFCRSELNLFQTLLAGIATVEREEHIIEGARRCAYKVTALETE, encoded by the coding sequence GTGAAAAAATCCTTAGCTTATTGAAGGTTGAAGGGGCGTTAACCGCAAAAGTACTCGCGAGTGAGTTAGGCTTAACGACCATGGGGGTGCGTCAGCATTTACAAGCATTAGAAGACGAGGGCGATATTAGTTTTGAGGACAAAAAAGCAGTCCGAGGACGCCCAACCCGTTATTGGTCACTGACTACAAAAAGTAATAGTCATTTTTCTGACCGTCATGAAGAACTCACCGTACAATTGATTGATTCGGTAAAAGTCATCTTTGGTGATGAAGGGCTTGATCAACTGATCGCACATCGAGAGCAAGCTGCTTTTACCTTGTATAGCGAAAGGCTAGCGGAGAAGTCCGATTTACGGAGTAAACTTGAAGCACTTGCTGAATTACGCAGTGAAGAAGGTTATATGGCAACGGTTGTGTTAAATGAGACTGTTTTAAATGACGCAACTTTAAATGCTACAGCTTTGAACGATGCTGATATGAGTGATTCAGAGAAGAGCGATGTGTATTGGTTGATGGAAAATCATTGTCCAATTTGCGCGGCGGCATCGAAATGTCTTAATTTTTGTCGTTCAGAATTGAATTTATTTCAAACCTTGTTAGCAGGTATTGCAACGGTTGAGCGTGAAGAACATATTATCGAAGGGGCAAGGCGTTGCGCGTATAAGGTGACGGCGCTAGAGACTGAATAG